The genomic window TCCGCAGAGGAAAAACCAAAATACATTATTTTCACGTTGGTAATCCTCAAGAATATTGCAAAATACGTAAAGATAATGGCATTACCGTACAAAAATCAGACTTGGTAATAGTCAGAGAAGAAAAGAGCCGCTATGAAACGGAGTATGATTTTGATCATAAGAAAAAGAACAATGTCTGTAGCATTGTAAAATCAAAAAGCAAAACAACATTTTACCAGGAAAATGATTATCACCATATTGAGTATGATGAACTCGTGTTTGAGTTTGGCATGATTCAGGCAAAAATCATAGAAACTCTACATATTGCCAGCAAAACTAACCACCAGTGGGTTCATTGCAAACCATTGCTGGATAAGGCCGGTTCAACAAGCACAAGAATTCGTGATTTGTTCAAATCAAAAAAAGATTGGCAGAAGCTAATTTTATCTGATGGAAAAGGCAAATACAGACTAAATCTGTAGTTCATCCACCACCCATCCCCCAGCAATCCACCACCTTCATCCCCACCCAAGCCCTCACCAAGCCCCACGACATCCACCACTCGTGAGTGAGATCCTGCTCTTATTGTTTTTTCATTAACCAATAAGGAGCCTTCAAATGACGGTACAACATATTACTGAAAAAGAACTGGCAAAACGGTGGGGATTATCTCATCGGACATTACAACGCTGGCGCGCATGTGGTGAAAAATTATCACATATTCGAATTGGCGGACGCATACGCTATACGCTTGAGGCAATCGAGCAATTCGAAGCTAAGCATAATAATGGATCTACAGGAAAATTGTCTGTCACACCTTCTTTGCCTCAAGAAGCACTTATACAGGAGGCTGTGTAATGGAAAATTTGAATATTCATACAATTACTCATACTCCTGTTGGAGATCTTACAACATTATCTTCAGGGCAACTTAATGAGCTCTTATGTGCTGCAAGTGAGTATTTTGCCAACGCAAAAAAAACAAAGCAGTGGA from Pseudomonadota bacterium includes these protein-coding regions:
- a CDS encoding helix-turn-helix domain-containing protein; amino-acid sequence: MTVQHITEKELAKRWGLSHRTLQRWRACGEKLSHIRIGGRIRYTLEAIEQFEAKHNNGSTGKLSVTPSLPQEALIQEAV